In Hordeum vulgare subsp. vulgare unplaced genomic scaffold, MorexV3_pseudomolecules_assembly, whole genome shotgun sequence, one genomic interval encodes:
- the LOC123422262 gene encoding NAD(P)H-quinone oxidoreductase subunit 2 A, chloroplastic-like: MDSVLYIREEEARNPLFDSDSPTPVVAFLSVTSKVAASASATRILDIPFYFSSNEWHLLLEILAILSMILGNLLAITQTSMKRMLAYSSIGQIGYVIIGIIVGDSNDGYASMITYMLFYISMNLGTFACIVLFGLRTGTDNIRDYAGLYMKDPFLALSLALCLLSLGGLPPLAGFFGKLYLFWCGWQAGLYFLVSIGLLTSVLSIYYYLKIIKLLMTGRNQEITPYVRNYRRSPLRSNNSIELSMTVCVIASTIPGISMNPILAIAQDTLF; encoded by the exons ATGGATTCGGTCTTATACATACGCGAGGAAG AAGCGAGGAATCCTCTTTTCGACTCTGACTCCCCCACTCCAGTCGTTGCTTTTCTTTCTGTTACTTCGAAagtagctgcttcagcttcagccacgcgaattctcgatattcctttttatttctcatcaaacgaatggcatcttcttctggaaatcctagctattcttagcatgattttgGGGAATCTCCTTGCTATTACTCAAACAAGCATGAAACGTATGCTTGCATATTCGTCCATAGGGCAAATCGGATATGTAATTATTGGAATAATTGTTGGAGACTCAAATGATGGATATGCAAGCATGATAACTTATATGCTGTTCTATATCTCCATGAATCTAGGAACTTTTGCTTGCATTGTATTATTTGGTCTACGTACCGGAACTGATAACATTCGAGATTATGCAGGATTATACATGAAAGATCCTTTTTTGGCTCTCTCTTTAGCCCTATGTCTCTTATCCCTAGGAGGCCTTCCTCCACTAGCAGGTTTCTTCGGAAAACTCTATCTATTCTGGTGTGGATGGCAAGCAGGCCTATATTTCTTGGTTTCAATAGGACTCCTTACGAGCGTTCTTTCTATCTACTATTATCTAAAAATAATCAAGTTATTAATGACTGGACGAAACCAAGAAATAACCCCTTATGTGCGAAATTATAGAAGATCCCCTTTAAGATCAAACAATTCCATCGAATTGAGTATGACTGTATGTGTGATAGCATCTACTATACCAGGAATATCAATGAACCCCATTCTTGCAATTGCTCAGGATACCCTCTTTTAG